From a region of the Drosophila ananassae strain 14024-0371.13 chromosome XL, ASM1763931v2, whole genome shotgun sequence genome:
- the LOC6503506 gene encoding aspartic proteinase A2 — translation MAQLHILLGLLALLLSVVVSVNGSLCRIPIQRSPNFKRTRAAAKAEMFYIAKKYNLNVATNSTGVEQLSNYDNFQYYGSINIGTPGQNFQVQFDTGSSNLWIPSSQCTSSSCMVHTRYSSYQSSTYKSNGSIFNITYGTGSVSGFMSQDVVSVAGLVIRNQTFGEVTSESGSNFLNASFDGILGLAFPMLAVNLVTPFFQNLISQKVVQQPVFSFYLRNNGTTVTYGGELILGGSDPKLYRGKLTYVPVSYPAYWQFYTDSIQMGNTLISTGDAAIADTGTSLLVAPQAEYTQIAKIFNADSDGVFACGKISKWPTMYIKINGVSFQITPEYYIIQEGYYCALAIQPASQDFWILGDVFLGRYYTEFDVGNQRLGFAPVNAANTLGQSGVLGLLMVLAVYKMFFH, via the coding sequence ATGGCTCAGTTGCACATCCTGTTGGGCCTGCTGGCCCTGCTCCTGTCAGTGGTGGTGTCGGTCAATGGATCCCTCTGCCGTATCCCTATCCAGAGGTCCCCGAACTTCAAGCGCACCCGGGCGGCGGCCAAGGCTGAGATGTTCTACATCGCCAAGAAGTACAACCTGAATGTCGCCACCAATTCGACCGGAGTGGAGCAGCTCTCCAACTACGACAACTTCCAGTATTACGGAAGCATCAACATCGGCACTCCCGGCCAGAACTTCCAGGTGCAGTTCGACACGGGCTCCTCCAACCTGTGGATCCCCAGCTCCCAGTGCACCAGCTCCTCCTGTATGGTCCACACCCGGTACTCCAGCTACCAGTCCAGCACCTACAAGAGCAATGGCTCCATCTTCAACATCACCTACGGCACGGGCAGTGTCTCCGGCTTCATGTCTCAGGACGTGGTGTCCGTGGCGGGCCTGGTGATCCGCAACCAGACCTTCGGCGAGGTGACCTCCGAGTCGGGTAGCAACTTCTTGAATGCCAGCTTCGATGGCATCCTGGGCCTGGCCTTCCCCATGCTGGCCGTCAACCTCGTGACCCCGTTCTTCCAGAATCTGATCAGCCAGAAGGTGGTGCAGCAGCCGGTGTTCTCGTTCTATCTGAGGAATAATGGAACCACCGTGACCTACGGTGGTGAGCTGATCCTGGGCGGATCCGACCCCAAACTGTATCGCGGAAAACTCACCTACGTCCCGGTCAGCTATCCCGCCTACTGGCAGTTCTACACGGACTCCATCCAGATGGGCAACACCCTGATCAGTACGGGAGACGCTGCCATCGCGGACACGGGCACCTCCCTGCTGGTGGCCCCCCAGGCGGAGTACACCCAGATCGCCAAGATATTCAACGCCGATTCCGACGGAGTCTTCGCCTGCGGCAAGATCAGCAAGTGGCCGACGATGTACATCAAGATCAACGGCGTGTCCTTCCAGATCACCCCCGAGTACTATATTATCCAGGAGGGATACTACTGCGCCCTGGCCATCCAGCCGGCCAGCCAGGACTTCTGGATCCTGGGCGATGTCTTCCTGGGCCGCTACTACACCGAGTTCGATGTGGGCAACCAGAGACTGGGCTTCGCTCCCGTGAATGCCGCCAATACCCTGGGCCAGTCGGGTGTCCTGGGCCTACTGATGGTCCTGGCCGTCTATAAGATGTTCTTCCACTAA
- the LOC6502498 gene encoding lysosomal aspartic protease, translated as MAHRRLLAVILSLFLVAVLATGSLRRIPIQRSPNFKRTRAAVRAEMAYIQNKYNMDAVANGYPMEPLSNYDNYQYYGNISIGTPPQYFNVQFDTGSSNLWVPSSQCQSFACIIHMQYYSSQSSTYQSNGTAFNITYGTGSVSGFMSQDVVTVAGLSSTNQIFGEVTTESGSNFQSAYFDGILGMAFPSLAADLVTPFFQNLISNGEVEQPVFSFYLRDNGSIVNYGGELILGGSDPSLYSGELTYVPVSYPQYWQFYTDAILLGNTLISMGDVAIADTGTSLLVAPQTEYETISSLFGVDSEGLFACGTINMWPNLNFKINGVFFEVSPEYYIIQDDFYCSLAIQSSNQQFWILGDVFLGRYYTEFDVGNQRLGFAPVNSASSLGGMGALVLLLMASSLWKLLED; from the coding sequence ATGGCCCACCGTCGCCTTCTGGCCGTGATTTTGTCACTCTTCCTGGTGGCTGTTCTGGCCACGGGCTCCCTCCGCCGGATCCCCATCCAGAGATCCCCCAACTTCAAGCGGACCCGGGCAGCTGTCCGGGCGGAAATGGCCTACATCCAGAACAAGTACAACATGGACGCCGTCGCCAATGGATATCCCATGGAGCCGTTGTCCAACTACGACAACTACCAGTACTACGGAAACATAAGTATCGGGACTCCCCCTCAGTACTTTAATGTCCAGTTCGACACGGGCTCCTCCAACCTGTGGGTGCCCAGTTCCCAGTGCCAGAGCTTCGCCTGCATCATCCACATGCAGTACTACAGCAGTCAGTCCAGCACCTACCAGAGCAACGGCACCGCCTTCAACATCACCTACGGCACGGGCAGTGTCTCCGGATTCATGTCCCAGGACGTGGTGACCGTCGCAGGACTCTCCTCCACCAATCAGATCTTCGGCGAGGTGACCACGGAGAGTGGTAGCAACTTCCAGAGCGCCTACTTCGATGGAATACTGGGCATGGCCTTCCCCTCCCTGGCGGCCGACTTGGTCACCCCGTTCTTCCAGAACCTCATCAGCAATGGAGAGGTGGAACAGCCTGTCTTCTCCTTCTACTTGCGAGACAACGGCAGCATTGTGAACTACGGCGGAGAACTCATCCTGGGCGGCTCGGATCCCTCCCTCTATAGCGGAGAGCTCACCTATGTGCCGGTTAGCTACCCCCAGTACTGGCAGTTCTACACGGACGCGATCCTTCTGGGCAACACTCTGATCAGCATGGGGGATGTGGCTATAGCGGACACCGGCACTTCGCTCCTGGTGGCTCCCCAGACCGAATACGAAACGATTTCCAGTCTGTTTGGCGTCGACTCCGAGGGACTCTTCGCCTGTGGTACCATCAACATGTGGCCCAACCTGAACTTCAAAATCAACGGCGTCTTCTTCGAGGTGTCGCCGGAGTACTACATCATCCAGGACGACTTCTACTGCTCGCTGGCCATTCAGAGCTCCAACCAGCAGTTCTGGATCCTGGGCGATGTCTTCCTGGGACGCTACTACACGGAGTTCGATGTGGGCAACCAGAGATTGGGCTTTGCTCCGGTGAACTCGGCCAGTTCTCTAGGAGGGATGGGTGCATTGGTCTTGTTGCTTATGGCCTCTAGCCTTTGGAAACTGCTGGAAGATTAA
- the LOC6503505 gene encoding pepsin-2B has product MAHFQFLAGLLILLLALAEGTRLHRIPLHRSPNFKRTREAILAEQLYVYHKYNLTSTANGFPMEQLSNLDNLQYYGNISIGTPGQVFSVQFDTGSSNLWVPSAQCSSPGCVQHRQYYSNMSSTFQSNGSVFDITYVLGSVAGFMSQDVVTVAGLPVKNQTFGEVTTETGSNFLNASFDGILGMAFPSLAANLATPFFQNLYHQKLVQQPVFSFLLRNNGTTASYGGELILGGSDPALYRGQLTYVPVSNPEYWQFFTDSIQMGNTLISRGSAAIADTGTSLLLAPIAQYTQIARIFKVNSQGYFRCRKISAWPTLNFRINGVSFKVPPQNYVLQEGTYCTLAIVSSNQEFWILGDVFLGLYYTIFDVGNQRLGFANVNSGTAPSQVGVVLMVLAFIVLRLWVH; this is encoded by the coding sequence ATGGCTCACTTTCAGTTTCTGGCCGGGCTTCTCATCCTCCTGCTGGCCTTGGCCGAGGGCACCCGCCTCCACAGGATACCCCTCCACAGATCTCCGAACTTCAAGAGGACCCGCGAGGCGATTCTGGCGGAGCAGCTCTACGTATATCACAAGTACAACTTGACCTCCACGGCCAACGGCTTCCCCATGGAGCAGTTATCGAACCTCGACAACCTGCAGTACTACGGCAACATCAGTATCGGAACACCGGGCCAGGTCTTCAGCGTCCAGTTCGACACGGGCTCCTCCAATCTGTGGGTGCCCAGCGCCCAGTGCTCGAGCCCAGGCTGCGTCCAGCACAGGCAGTACTACAGCAACATGTCCAGCACCTTCCAGAGCAACGGATCGGTCTTCGATATCACCTACGTGCTGGGCAGTGTGGCGGGATTCATGTCCCAGGACGTGGTGACCGTGGCAGGACTTCCGGTCAAGAATCAGACCTTCGGCGAGGTGACCACGGAAACAGGTTCCAACTTCCTCAATGCCAGCTTCGATGGAATCCTGGGCATGGCCTTCCCCTCGCTGGCCGCCAACCTGGCCACCCCGTTCTTCCAGAATCTGTACCACCAGAAACTGGTCCAGCAGCCCGTCTTCTCGTTCCTCCTGCGGAATAACGGAACCACCGCCAGCTACGGCGGAGAGCTGATCCTGGGCGGTTCGGATCCGGCGCTCTATCGCGGCCAGCTCACCTACGTGCCGGTCAGTAATCCCGAGTACTGGCAGTTCTTCACGGACTCTATCCAGATGGGCAACACACTGATCAGTCGGGGATCGGCGGCCATCGCGGACACCGGCACTTCCCTCCTGCTGGCTCCCATCGCCCAGTACACCCAGATCGCAAGAATCTTCAAGGTTAACTCCCAGGGCTACTTCCGGTGCCGCAAGATCAGTGCGTGGCCGACGCTGAACTTCAGGATCAATGGAGTGTCCTTCAAGGTGCCGCCGCAGAACTATGTCCTGCAGGAAGGCACCTACTGCACCCTGGCCATCGTGAGCTCCAACCAGGAGTTCTGGATCCTCGGCGACGTCTTCCTGGGCCTCTACTACACGATATTCGATGTGGGCAACCAGAGACTGGGCTTCGCGAATGTGAATTCTGGAACTGCCCCCAGCCAGGTGGGAGTAGTCCTTATGGTATTGGCCTTTATCGTATTGAGGCTGTGGGTCCATTGA